In Paeniglutamicibacter kerguelensis, one genomic interval encodes:
- a CDS encoding pyrimidine dimer DNA glycosylase/endonuclease V: MRLWSLHPRYLDTKGLLACWRETLLAQKVLDGGTTGYRNHPQLERFRATADPLATIGLYLGKLAVESDARGYNFNRGLILRPPIGGEGPRIAVTSGQVAYEREHLLAKLAVRDSHREAVLAAEDPPALHPLFEAVPGDIEPWERPSNQPTGP, encoded by the coding sequence ATGCGTCTTTGGAGCCTGCACCCGCGATACCTGGACACCAAGGGGCTGCTCGCCTGCTGGCGCGAAACCCTGCTGGCGCAAAAGGTGCTGGACGGCGGGACCACCGGATACCGGAACCATCCGCAACTCGAACGGTTCCGCGCCACGGCCGACCCGCTGGCGACGATCGGACTCTACCTGGGGAAGCTGGCCGTGGAGTCCGATGCGCGGGGCTACAACTTCAACCGGGGCCTGATCCTGCGCCCGCCGATTGGCGGCGAAGGGCCCCGGATTGCCGTGACCAGTGGCCAGGTTGCCTACGAGCGGGAGCACTTGCTTGCAAAGCTGGCGGTGCGCGACAGCCACCGCGAAGCCGTTCTGGCCGCCGAGGATCCGCCGGCCCTGCACCCGCTCTTCGAGGCGGTTCCCGGGGACATCGAGCCCTGGGAACGGCCCTCGAACCAGCCCACGGGACCCTAG
- the pcaC gene encoding 4-carboxymuconolactone decarboxylase — MTESPRLPGDAYDAGLEVRKQVLGTEHVARATANSTDFTDEFQEMITRFAWGTIWTRDGLPRTTRSAITLTALIAGGYWEELEMHVHAALRNGMTADEIKEVFLQSAIYCSIPAANTAFKIGKAVLAEYEGK; from the coding sequence ATGACCGAATCACCACGCCTGCCCGGCGACGCCTACGACGCCGGGCTCGAGGTCCGCAAGCAGGTCCTTGGCACCGAGCACGTCGCCCGCGCCACCGCGAACTCCACCGACTTCACCGACGAGTTCCAGGAAATGATCACCCGCTTCGCGTGGGGCACCATCTGGACCCGCGACGGCCTGCCGCGCACCACCCGCAGCGCCATCACGTTGACCGCGCTGATCGCCGGCGGCTACTGGGAAGAACTGGAAATGCACGTCCACGCGGCCCTGCGCAACGGCATGACCGCGGACGAGATCAAGGAAGTCTTCCTGCAGTCCGCCATCTACTGCTCGATTCCGGCGGCCAACACCGCGTTCAAGATCGGCAAGGCCGTGCTGGCCGAATACGAAGGCAAGTAG
- a CDS encoding dioxygenase family protein: MTTSADRPPVLFLSHGAPPLADDATWTAELASWSGAMEKPKDILMVSAHWENAPVTLSATHRKQGLVYDFWGFPQHYYDVRYDAPMAPDLADEVARLTGTHGHHVERDETRGLDHGAYVPLKEMFPDADVPVVQMSMPTLDPQGLFELGQTLAPLRDRGTMIIGSGFTTHNLRWFNPADGPNTAPPAASSEFDHWAQEAMARGDVDSILDFLHKAPAAREAHPRSEHWAPLYVALGAAYASGGIETKTAIDGFWYGLSKRSWSLT, encoded by the coding sequence ATGACTACTTCAGCCGATCGACCCCCGGTACTCTTCCTCTCCCATGGCGCTCCGCCGCTTGCCGACGACGCCACCTGGACCGCCGAGCTGGCGTCGTGGTCGGGGGCCATGGAGAAGCCCAAGGACATCCTGATGGTGTCCGCGCACTGGGAAAACGCGCCGGTGACGCTGAGCGCCACCCACCGGAAGCAGGGGCTTGTCTACGACTTCTGGGGCTTCCCGCAGCACTACTACGACGTGCGCTACGACGCCCCGATGGCACCGGACCTGGCGGACGAGGTCGCGCGGCTGACCGGCACGCACGGCCACCACGTGGAGCGCGACGAGACCCGCGGCCTTGATCACGGCGCCTACGTCCCGCTCAAGGAGATGTTCCCCGACGCGGACGTCCCGGTGGTGCAGATGTCCATGCCCACGCTTGACCCCCAGGGCCTGTTTGAGCTCGGGCAGACGCTTGCCCCGCTGCGTGACCGCGGCACCATGATCATCGGCTCCGGATTCACCACGCACAACCTGCGCTGGTTCAACCCCGCCGACGGCCCGAACACGGCTCCGCCAGCGGCATCGAGCGAATTCGACCACTGGGCGCAGGAGGCCATGGCCCGCGGCGACGTGGATTCCATCCTCGACTTCCTGCACAAGGCCCCGGCTGCCCGGGAGGCGCACCCGCGCTCGGAACACTGGGCGCCGCTCTATGTTGCGCTCGGCGCGGCCTACGCTTCCGGAGGCATCGAGACCAAGACGGCAATCGACGGCTTCTGGTACGGGCTTTCCAAGCGGTCCTGGTCGCTCACCTAG
- a CDS encoding alpha/beta fold hydrolase, translated as MSIPVLTPSLFNSAPQLPTMVLGPSLGTGSLALWGPAVPYLKEHFQLIAWDLPGHGESAPSAEGFSMGELAAGVISMIDALRTDGVIVDGNALFYAGVSIGGATALQLAADFPGSFAGLSVICSAAKIGTPEGWAERAELVAKAGTPVVMTGSAERWFAPGFIEANPVASTNLLHNLQDADRFSYAHACGALGSFDVREALGGMNDPILAIAGAHDQVCPPAYAEFIAEHAPNARAAVIDTVAHLAPAEDPAATSALLVEFFASVSQEKIA; from the coding sequence ATGAGCATCCCCGTGCTGACACCGTCCCTCTTCAACTCCGCGCCGCAGCTGCCGACGATGGTCCTGGGCCCCTCGCTGGGCACCGGCTCCCTGGCCCTCTGGGGTCCGGCGGTCCCGTACCTGAAAGAGCACTTCCAGCTCATCGCCTGGGACCTTCCCGGCCACGGGGAAAGCGCCCCGTCAGCCGAAGGCTTCTCCATGGGAGAGCTGGCCGCCGGGGTCATCTCCATGATCGACGCGTTGCGCACCGACGGCGTGATCGTTGACGGCAACGCCCTGTTCTACGCGGGCGTTTCCATCGGCGGCGCCACTGCGCTGCAGCTGGCCGCGGACTTCCCCGGAAGCTTTGCGGGCCTCTCCGTCATCTGCTCCGCCGCCAAGATCGGCACCCCGGAGGGCTGGGCCGAACGCGCGGAACTCGTCGCCAAGGCCGGCACCCCCGTGGTCATGACCGGCTCGGCCGAACGTTGGTTTGCCCCCGGCTTCATCGAGGCCAACCCGGTGGCCTCGACCAACCTGCTGCACAACCTGCAGGACGCGGACCGCTTCTCCTACGCCCACGCCTGCGGCGCACTTGGCAGCTTCGATGTGCGCGAGGCCCTCGGCGGCATGAACGACCCGATCCTGGCCATAGCCGGGGCCCATGACCAGGTGTGCCCGCCGGCCTACGCCGAATTCATCGCCGAACACGCGCCCAATGCGCGCGCTGCCGTCATCGACACCGTTGCGCACCTGGCCCCGGCCGAGGACCCCGCGGCAACCTCCGCGCTGCTCGTTGAATTCTTCGCTTCCGTTTCCCAGGAGAAAATCGCATGA
- the pcaG gene encoding protocatechuate 3,4-dioxygenase subunit alpha, which translates to MTATSNAVAANTAAPALKLTPTPGQTIGPFYGYALPFAKDNELVSQARPGSIRLHGVVTDGNGTVIPDALLEIWQADEAGNVVSKDGSLVRDGYTFTGWGRTAVDNVGHYTFTTLNPGATEEGKAPFIMLTVFARGLLNRLFTRIYLPEDTAALAADPLLASLPEDRRRTLIATREEDGGLRFDVSLQGENETVFLAYPRES; encoded by the coding sequence ATGACTGCGACATCCAACGCCGTCGCGGCGAACACCGCGGCCCCGGCGCTGAAGCTCACCCCCACCCCGGGGCAGACCATCGGCCCGTTCTACGGCTACGCGCTGCCCTTTGCGAAGGACAACGAGCTGGTCAGCCAGGCCCGCCCCGGTTCCATCCGGCTGCACGGGGTGGTCACCGACGGCAACGGCACCGTCATCCCCGATGCGCTGCTGGAAATCTGGCAGGCCGACGAGGCCGGCAACGTGGTGTCCAAGGACGGTTCCCTGGTGCGCGACGGCTACACCTTCACCGGTTGGGGCCGCACCGCGGTGGACAACGTCGGGCACTACACGTTCACCACGCTGAACCCCGGCGCCACCGAGGAGGGCAAGGCACCGTTCATCATGCTGACGGTCTTCGCCCGCGGCCTGCTCAACCGCCTGTTCACCCGCATCTACCTGCCGGAGGACACCGCGGCACTGGCGGCCGATCCGCTGCTGGCCTCGCTGCCCGAGGACCGCCGCAGGACGCTGATCGCCACCCGCGAGGAAGACGGCGGATTGCGCTTCGACGTGTCGTTGCAGGGCGAAAACGAAACCGTCTTCCTCGCCTACCCGCGCGAGTCCTAG
- a CDS encoding acyl-CoA thioesterase — MSENTPAGTGVPIDMELQLRWSDEDALGHVNNARVVTLMEEARIRWTQPRGKSGRFPFGTVVASLQLNYLRPLYYQPTLVVQLSVVRIGTKSFSLRHVGIQDGQPVFDGTSVMVPLAEDKVSSRALNDLERAWLEGAFVEARV; from the coding sequence ATGAGTGAAAACACCCCCGCGGGCACCGGAGTGCCCATCGACATGGAATTGCAATTGCGTTGGTCCGACGAGGACGCGTTGGGACACGTGAACAACGCCCGCGTCGTCACGCTGATGGAGGAGGCCCGCATCCGCTGGACGCAGCCACGGGGCAAGTCCGGCCGTTTCCCCTTCGGCACGGTCGTTGCCTCGCTGCAGCTGAACTACCTGCGTCCGCTTTATTACCAGCCAACGTTGGTCGTCCAGCTGTCCGTGGTGCGCATCGGCACCAAGTCGTTCTCACTGCGGCACGTGGGAATCCAGGACGGGCAGCCGGTTTTCGACGGCACCTCGGTGATGGTTCCGCTGGCTGAGGACAAGGTCTCCAGCCGTGCGCTCAACGATCTCGAACGTGCCTGGCTCGAGGGTGCATTCGTCGAGGCCCGGGTCTAG
- a CDS encoding GNAT family N-acetyltransferase gives MTQNAPDPEWQTHPVTPDRFEDFADVINPTRRDTHCWCLSHRVGAKDIDELGHGSREAAMRRLCERENPPGVITYRDGVPVGWCSIGPRAEIPRLAASKLIRPVDEAPVWSIICVVVRSGHRRQGVTEHLLQGALDYAASRGAPAVEAHPVDPAGRMDTTMAFVGTRAMFEHAGFRVIGTTDAVASRMPRLIMRRDL, from the coding sequence ATGACCCAGAATGCGCCGGACCCCGAGTGGCAGACCCACCCGGTCACCCCCGACCGGTTCGAGGACTTCGCCGACGTCATCAATCCGACCCGGCGTGACACCCACTGCTGGTGCCTGTCCCACCGGGTGGGCGCCAAGGACATCGACGAGCTTGGGCACGGCAGCCGCGAGGCCGCAATGCGCAGGCTCTGCGAGCGGGAGAACCCGCCCGGGGTGATCACCTACCGCGACGGTGTTCCGGTCGGGTGGTGCAGCATCGGACCGCGCGCCGAGATCCCGCGCTTGGCGGCCTCCAAACTCATCCGGCCCGTGGATGAAGCTCCGGTGTGGAGCATCATCTGCGTGGTGGTGCGCAGCGGACACCGCCGGCAGGGCGTCACCGAGCACCTTCTGCAGGGTGCGCTCGACTACGCGGCCTCGCGCGGGGCACCCGCGGTCGAGGCCCACCCCGTGGACCCGGCAGGGCGCATGGACACCACCATGGCGTTCGTCGGCACCCGGGCCATGTTTGAGCATGCGGGGTTCCGGGTCATCGGCACCACCGATGCGGTGGCCAGCCGGATGCCGCGGCTCATCATGCGCCGCGACCTCTGA
- a CDS encoding D-2-hydroxyacid dehydrogenase family protein yields MRIAILDDYQNAARSLADWDSLPGEPTFFTEFLGHDDDTVCRALQDFEVVVAMRERTPFTGTRLRSLPNLKLLVTTGMRNASIDLDAAQELGITVCGTAGSPTAAAEHTWALILAAARRLDVELFSVARPRAASAPWQQTLGTGLSGKTLGVYGLGNLGSQIARIGQAFGMRVIAHSQNLTTARAAEVGVEWVDQDGLFAESDVLTIHLKLSERTTKVVGVKQLALMKPGSILVNTSRSPMIDEDALVEALDTGVPFLAALDVFDEEPLPSDSRLLQTPGVIATPHLGYVTEEQFRIFYTDAVEDIAAWSAGAPTNLLA; encoded by the coding sequence ATGCGCATAGCGATCCTCGATGACTACCAGAATGCCGCCCGATCCCTGGCCGACTGGGATTCGCTGCCCGGCGAGCCCACGTTCTTCACCGAATTCCTCGGGCATGACGATGACACCGTCTGTCGTGCCCTGCAGGACTTCGAAGTGGTCGTGGCGATGCGCGAACGCACGCCGTTCACTGGCACCCGGCTGCGGAGCCTTCCGAATCTCAAGCTGCTGGTCACCACCGGCATGCGCAATGCCTCGATCGACCTGGATGCCGCGCAGGAGCTGGGCATCACCGTATGCGGCACCGCGGGAAGCCCGACGGCCGCCGCCGAACACACCTGGGCGCTGATCCTGGCCGCTGCCCGCCGCTTGGACGTGGAGCTGTTCTCTGTCGCACGTCCGCGCGCCGCCTCCGCACCGTGGCAGCAGACCCTGGGCACCGGGCTGTCGGGAAAGACCCTCGGGGTCTACGGCCTGGGCAACTTGGGCAGCCAGATCGCCCGGATCGGCCAGGCCTTCGGGATGCGGGTCATCGCTCACAGCCAGAACCTGACGACGGCCCGTGCCGCAGAGGTCGGGGTCGAATGGGTCGACCAGGACGGGCTCTTCGCCGAAAGCGACGTGCTCACCATCCACCTGAAACTCTCCGAGCGCACCACCAAGGTTGTGGGCGTGAAGCAACTGGCGCTGATGAAACCCGGATCGATCCTTGTCAACACCTCGCGAAGCCCCATGATCGACGAGGATGCGTTGGTTGAGGCCCTCGACACGGGTGTGCCGTTTCTGGCGGCCCTCGACGTGTTCGACGAAGAACCCCTGCCCTCGGACAGCCGGCTGCTGCAGACGCCCGGGGTGATTGCCACCCCGCACCTGGGATACGTGACCGAAGAGCAGTTCCGGATCTTCTACACCGACGCGGTCGAGGACATCGCCGCGTGGTCGGCCGGGGCCCCGACCAATTTGCTGGCCTGA
- a CDS encoding SulP family inorganic anion transporter, whose amino-acid sequence MPSLTAAAPTPEERQSVLRTLRHPRLLGIEVLGGLVVALALIPEAIAFSVIAGVDPRVGLFSAFTMAVTIAFTGGRPAMISAATGAVALVIAPLVASHGIHYLVAAILLAGVFQILLVLLGVAKLMRFIPRQVMVGFVNALAILVFIAQLPELVNVPWLVYPLLALALAIIFGLPKLTTAVPAPLVAIVVLTLITVLSGAIVPTVGDKGELPDSLPTLFLPQVPLDFQTFQVIAPYALAVAFVGLLESLMTAKLVDDVTDTRSNKTREAWGQGVANLVTGFFGGMGGCAMIGQTMVNVKGSGARTRISTFLAGVFLLVLVVVFGDVVSLIPMAALVAVMIFVSVATFDWHGIRPSSLRRMPKSETAVMVITVVATVFSHNLAIGVGLGVLSAMVLFARRVAHFATVERRLDPSGDTVTYTIHGELFFASSNDLYTQFEYALDPANVVIDMHESHLWDVSTIAALEAITAKYAGRDKHVSITGMNEASAAMHERMAGHLG is encoded by the coding sequence ATGCCTTCCCTGACCGCGGCCGCGCCGACACCCGAGGAACGCCAATCGGTGCTGCGCACGCTTCGCCACCCCAGGCTGCTCGGCATCGAGGTCCTGGGCGGCCTGGTGGTGGCGCTCGCGCTGATCCCGGAGGCCATCGCATTTTCAGTGATTGCCGGGGTCGACCCGCGGGTGGGACTGTTCTCGGCGTTCACCATGGCGGTGACCATTGCGTTCACCGGCGGCCGGCCGGCGATGATTTCAGCGGCGACGGGTGCCGTCGCCCTGGTGATCGCCCCGCTGGTGGCAAGCCACGGAATCCACTACCTGGTGGCGGCGATCCTGCTGGCCGGCGTCTTCCAGATCCTGTTGGTTCTCCTGGGCGTCGCCAAGCTCATGCGCTTCATCCCCCGCCAGGTCATGGTCGGATTCGTCAATGCGCTGGCGATCCTGGTGTTCATCGCCCAGCTTCCGGAGCTGGTGAATGTCCCGTGGCTGGTCTACCCGCTGCTGGCCCTGGCGCTGGCCATCATCTTCGGGCTGCCGAAGCTGACCACCGCGGTCCCGGCGCCACTGGTGGCGATCGTGGTGCTCACGCTCATCACGGTGCTCAGCGGAGCGATCGTTCCCACGGTCGGGGACAAGGGCGAGCTGCCGGACAGCCTGCCCACATTGTTCTTGCCGCAGGTTCCGCTCGACTTCCAGACCTTCCAGGTCATCGCCCCCTACGCGTTGGCGGTGGCCTTCGTGGGGCTGCTTGAATCCCTGATGACGGCGAAACTCGTCGACGACGTGACCGACACCCGCTCGAATAAGACCCGCGAGGCCTGGGGCCAGGGCGTGGCCAACCTGGTCACCGGGTTCTTCGGCGGCATGGGCGGTTGCGCGATGATCGGCCAGACCATGGTCAACGTGAAGGGCTCCGGGGCCCGGACCCGCATCTCGACGTTCCTGGCCGGCGTCTTCCTGCTGGTGCTCGTGGTGGTGTTCGGCGACGTGGTCTCGCTGATTCCCATGGCCGCGCTGGTGGCCGTGATGATCTTCGTGTCGGTGGCGACCTTCGACTGGCACGGCATCCGCCCCTCGTCGCTGCGCCGCATGCCCAAGAGCGAAACCGCGGTCATGGTCATCACCGTGGTGGCGACCGTCTTCTCGCACAACCTCGCGATCGGTGTGGGCTTGGGCGTGCTCTCCGCGATGGTGCTTTTTGCCCGGCGGGTCGCTCACTTTGCCACGGTGGAGCGCCGCCTGGACCCGAGCGGGGACACCGTCACCTACACGATCCACGGCGAGCTGTTCTTCGCCTCCTCGAACGACCTCTACACGCAGTTCGAGTACGCGCTTGACCCGGCGAACGTCGTGATCGACATGCACGAATCCCACCTCTGGGACGTCTCCACGATCGCCGCGCTGGAGGCGATCACGGCCAAGTACGCGGGCCGGGACAAACATGTCAGCATCACCGGCATGAACGAGGCCAGCGCAGCCATGCACGAACGCATGGCCGGACACCTGGGCTAA
- a CDS encoding SDR family oxidoreductase, whose protein sequence is MTILITGATGQLGRLVIESLLERNVPAGQIVAGGRNAAKLEELAGLGVQTRTLDYSDPVSLREAMVGVDKVLLVSGNEPGPQRVPQHLNVIEAAKDAGVGLLAYTSITKADTNTMALAADHRATEQALRESGVPFAMLRNGWYLENYTDQLGGYLQHGSVFGSAGEGRVSAATRADLAEAAAAILLADGQAGTVHELGGDEAISLEDLAREVSAATGQSVTYQDLPEADFARLLVGAGVPEPFARILADSDRGISRGELLVPGNDLATALGRPTTSLGEAVRAAAGQFAAKGAE, encoded by the coding sequence ATGACCATCCTCATTACAGGTGCCACCGGCCAACTCGGTCGACTCGTCATCGAATCCCTGCTCGAGCGCAACGTCCCCGCCGGGCAGATCGTGGCGGGAGGGCGAAACGCCGCCAAGCTCGAAGAACTGGCCGGGCTGGGTGTCCAGACCCGCACACTGGACTACTCAGACCCGGTATCGCTGCGCGAGGCCATGGTCGGGGTCGACAAGGTGCTGCTGGTCTCCGGCAATGAGCCCGGCCCGCAGCGGGTGCCCCAGCACCTGAACGTCATCGAAGCCGCCAAGGATGCGGGCGTCGGGCTTCTGGCCTACACCAGCATCACCAAGGCGGACACCAACACCATGGCGCTGGCCGCCGACCACCGGGCCACGGAGCAGGCATTGCGCGAGTCCGGGGTTCCCTTCGCCATGCTGCGCAACGGCTGGTACCTCGAGAACTACACCGACCAGCTCGGAGGCTACCTGCAGCACGGCTCCGTCTTTGGCAGCGCGGGCGAGGGGCGCGTCAGCGCCGCAACCCGGGCGGACCTGGCCGAGGCCGCCGCGGCGATCCTGCTGGCCGACGGCCAGGCCGGCACCGTCCACGAGCTGGGCGGCGACGAGGCGATATCCCTCGAGGACCTGGCCCGCGAGGTCAGCGCCGCAACCGGCCAGAGCGTGACCTACCAGGACCTGCCGGAGGCGGACTTCGCACGACTGCTGGTGGGTGCCGGGGTTCCAGAGCCCTTTGCCCGGATCCTGGCCGACAGCGATCGCGGTATCTCCCGCGGCGAACTGCTCGTGCCGGGCAACGACCTGGCAACCGCCCTGGGACGACCCACCACTTCCCTGGGCGAGGCAGTCCGGGCTGCGGCCGGCCAGTTCGCAGCCAAGGGCGCCGAATAG
- a CDS encoding lyase family protein, protein MQPADFGLLNPAWAATPAATTASDAAFAQAMLDVEAAWARVQAKAGLCTAEDAAAITAVARVELYDLAALAERGPDGANALIPLLGMMRKQLAAEGAPAGASATLHRGATSQDIIDSALQLMAARTRTIVLADVRRAGTGLARLATEHAMTPAVARSLTQHALPTTFGLRAANWLSALTASARNLEQVSLPLQWGGAVGTLASLKQKLGELDPEATGAELDDKIHALTAELAVELGLTAPLAPWHTNRTPVVELGSTLAALVAALGSMGADVLTASRPEIAEVSEPREEGKGGSSAMPQKQNPVLSVLLRNAALTAPAHVSSLFLAAGTAVDERPDGGWHTEWAALRELLRLAGGAAAHAATLIEGLQVHPDALARNMALSGDLLVSERVSTVLAPLLGKDRVQSLVRSSLGTCETLRALLRVALPVEDFSDAQLASLLDPLEYLGATGSIINRICADFSAWKES, encoded by the coding sequence ATGCAACCGGCCGACTTCGGTCTACTGAACCCCGCCTGGGCGGCAACTCCCGCCGCCACCACCGCCTCCGACGCGGCCTTTGCGCAGGCCATGCTGGACGTCGAGGCCGCGTGGGCGCGCGTCCAGGCCAAGGCAGGGCTCTGCACCGCCGAGGACGCCGCGGCCATCACCGCCGTTGCCCGGGTGGAGCTCTACGACTTGGCCGCCCTGGCCGAGCGCGGACCCGACGGCGCCAACGCCCTGATCCCACTGCTGGGCATGATGCGCAAGCAACTCGCAGCAGAGGGGGCACCCGCGGGCGCCTCCGCCACGCTGCACCGCGGGGCCACCAGCCAAGACATCATCGACAGCGCCCTGCAGCTGATGGCAGCCCGCACCCGCACGATCGTGCTGGCCGATGTCCGCCGCGCCGGAACCGGACTCGCGCGGCTGGCCACCGAGCACGCCATGACCCCGGCCGTCGCACGCTCGCTGACCCAGCACGCGCTGCCCACCACGTTCGGGCTGCGCGCCGCGAACTGGCTGTCGGCACTCACCGCCTCCGCCCGCAACCTGGAGCAGGTCTCCCTGCCACTGCAGTGGGGCGGCGCGGTGGGAACCCTGGCCTCCCTGAAGCAGAAGCTCGGCGAGCTGGACCCGGAAGCAACGGGCGCCGAGCTCGACGACAAGATCCACGCGCTCACCGCAGAACTGGCGGTGGAACTGGGTCTCACGGCACCCCTCGCACCCTGGCACACCAACCGCACCCCGGTGGTGGAACTCGGTTCCACGCTGGCCGCGCTCGTCGCGGCACTCGGTTCCATGGGCGCCGACGTGCTCACGGCCTCCCGCCCCGAGATCGCCGAGGTTTCCGAACCCCGCGAGGAGGGCAAGGGCGGGTCCTCGGCCATGCCGCAGAAGCAGAACCCCGTGCTGTCGGTGCTGCTGCGCAATGCGGCACTGACCGCACCCGCGCACGTTTCCTCGCTCTTCCTGGCAGCGGGCACCGCAGTGGACGAGCGCCCCGACGGCGGCTGGCACACCGAATGGGCAGCCCTGCGCGAACTGCTCCGCCTGGCCGGCGGCGCCGCCGCACACGCGGCGACCCTCATCGAAGGCCTGCAGGTCCACCCGGACGCGCTGGCCCGGAACATGGCGCTGTCCGGCGACCTGCTGGTTTCCGAACGCGTCTCCACGGTGCTGGCCCCGCTGCTGGGCAAGGACCGGGTCCAGTCGCTGGTGCGTTCCTCGCTGGGCACCTGCGAAACCCTGCGCGCCCTGCTGCGCGTCGCGCTGCCCGTCGAGGACTTCTCCGACGCCCAATTGGCTTCGTTGCTTGACCCGCTGGAATACCTGGGTGCAACAGGCAGCATCATCAACCGAATTTGCGCCGACTTCTCGGCCTGGAAGGAATCATGA
- a CDS encoding DUF779 domain-containing protein: METVIESASAIYGENFSRVAMTEEAADLLRLLWHRHGPLMFHQSGGCCDGSSPMCFPAGEFKTGDSDILLGVFTLPDADGSALGTLDFWMSKEQFEYWKHTKLTIDVVPGRGSGFSVEAPEGKRFLIRSEIIEFPVS, translated from the coding sequence ATGGAAACCGTCATTGAATCAGCGTCGGCCATTTACGGGGAGAACTTCTCCCGGGTGGCCATGACCGAGGAAGCCGCAGACCTCCTGCGTTTGCTGTGGCACCGGCACGGTCCGCTGATGTTCCACCAGTCCGGCGGCTGCTGCGACGGCTCCTCGCCCATGTGCTTCCCGGCCGGCGAATTCAAGACAGGGGATTCGGATATCCTGCTGGGCGTCTTCACGCTGCCCGATGCCGACGGCAGCGCCCTGGGGACACTGGATTTCTGGATGAGCAAGGAACAGTTCGAGTACTGGAAACACACCAAGCTGACCATCGACGTGGTGCCCGGGCGCGGCTCCGGCTTCTCGGTGGAGGCACCGGAGGGCAAGCGCTTTTTGATCCGCAGCGAGATCATTGAGTTCCCGGTGTCCTAG